From the Lysinibacillus fusiformis genome, the window GACCTTTTATTAAAGCTATTAACTGAGTGATAGAGGGTTGAATTCCCACGCTGACTCCCACTTCAATACGTTGTTTTTGACCGCCTAATGCCTGTGCAAGTGATTGCTTCGTTTGTTGGGCGTAGATATCCCATACAGCACCTTCAATTGAAGCTTTCGCCATGCAGTTTCGACGAATAGGCGCAAATAAGGAAGTCACCTCATCTGGATGCCCGATCTCTTTATGTAACAAGATGGGTATCAAAAAATCTTGCAGCATATGCCATGTTGTCTTTAATGTTTCTTCTGTATACCAAGGTGCTACAAAAGCAACCGTTTCTCCCCATCCCGTAATCCCTGATTCATCTTTTGCTTCTATTAATAATAATTCCTTTTCATCAACTGTGCCAAAGCTCGTTGTAAATGGTGCTTTCATAGGCATTTTCAAGTGCCTTAATGTAATCTTTTCTAATCTCACAATATTCACTCCCTAGCATTATTATAAGGCTAATAAGGAGCGTCTGACTAACAGATAGCTATGAACATATTCTGGATGTTTCTTCATGCGTACAACAGCATAATCTTGATTAAATAATGTCGTTAAGATTGTACGAATTTTATAACGCCAGTCCTCTGCAAGTTTTGGACTTTCCACTTTCATCTTCTGTAGAGATTGAGGGATCGGTAAGAGATAGGCGTCCTTGTAAAAGGATTGTTCCAACTGAAATGTATTTTCTACATCTAGAACTGGCAATCCGTCGACGGTTAATGTCCAAGGTACAATTTCCTGCGCTAGCTCTTCTAATTCATCAAGGCTATCTGCCATTTGATCACGCTCAATCCACCATTCAACAACTAGCCTATCTGATGGGAGCCCTTCATTAAAATCGTCTCGGAGCGGACCATAGTAATCATTTTCATATTGATAGCTAGTGGCGTTCAATTTTAGAAATGCTAAATTAGCTAAACGTGCTTCTAACGGTTCAATTAACCAGCGGACAAGTTGAAAACCATGCTCTTTTGCATATTCTTGTTGGGCATGCTTCAATAATTCAGCCACACCTTGTTCACGATATGCTTTTTCTACACCAATCATGTGCGAATGCAAGTACATTTCTCTATCTTGATAACCAACAAAGCAATAATTAAAGCCAATTAGCTTTTCGTCTAAATACGCTCCTAATACGATTCCCCCATTTTGTACAGCAGCTAATAATTGATGGGAAGGTATTGCTTGGCTGCCCCATATTTCAGCATTCAATTTTTGGATCTCTGCAATTTCTTTCGGTGTCATTACTTTATGAATTCGCACTTGCTCTAACATTACGCTGACGCCTCCTTTTTATGCCCTGATTCCAAAGCTAATAAAACTGCTCTTGTAAGAATCTCAACTCCTGTGACAAGTCTTGCTTGTTTAAATTTCATTTTCGGATGATGCAACCCGGGAGTTAATCCACAACCCAAGCCTAGCATGGTCGTTTTTAAATGTGGCCGTTTCACAGCATAATGGTGAAAATCCTCTCCACCAGGTGTATGAACTGGCTTTCTTAAATTTGATAACCCAGTAGCCTGTATAATTGCCTGCTCCATCAAATATTGTGCACTTGTATCAACTTCAGCAGCTACGATATTAGCAACCGTACGTAATTCAATCTGTACCTTATGCAACAATTTAGAGGAATCTATTACACGCTTTACTCCTTGTGCTAAATCATCCATTACCTTGTTTTGCTGTGCACGTATATCAATCGTGAACGATGCATTACCTGGAATAATATTGCCTGAATCTCCCCCGGCATGGAATTTCGTCATCTTTACAGATACAGGAACCATAGGATCTGTATGAATGGTTCGCAAATCTTCGATAATTGTTGCACCTACTTCAATCGCATTAGTGCCAAGGTGTGGCCTTGCAGCATGAGCATCCTCCCCAATAATTTCACCTTCAAGTAAGCGAGAGGCACCATGGTATAGGGCTGCACAATAAGTGCCGTCCTCTAGCTCATGAACAGGTCTTACATGGACACCAAATAAATAATCTAAGTCATCAATAACGCCTTCTTCTAAAACGGATAACGCTCCCGTTCCTTTTTCTTCAGCAGGTTGGAAAATAACACGGATTGTGCCATTAAATGATTGCTGTAGTTCTTTTAAAAGTAATAGCGTACCAATGGCCATCGTCATATGTCCGTCATGTCCACATGAATGATTCGCACGGAAATGGCCATCAACTTCTTGCCATAAAGCATCTATATCTGTTCTTAATCCTACTTTCGGATCTCCGTTGCCTACATCCACATATAACCCTGTGGAGTTTTTAAATCGTATAGGAGAAAAGCCTTCCTGCGTTAATAGCTCCACTATATAATTGGTTGTTTCTACTTCATGCCAGCTGATTTCTGGATTCGCATGTAAATACGTAAAAATCTCCATTAATCTTGGCCTCAAATGATCTAACTCTTCTTTCATGGCTTCCAACCCCTTAAATTTTCATATTATTAAAATTATTATAACGAAAATGATAATTATCTACATAGAAACTTATACCCACATTCAGCAAAATAACTACTTACGATAATATATTTCGCTCTCAACTTCTTAGATAGACTTTTATTTAGATAGCAAAAAAAGATGCAAGTACAGCTATTAATAAAACTGTACTTGCATCTTTCATTTAATTAATACCTTTCATCGCTTTCGAAATAATCGGTGAAAGTACTAATATAATAATTCCGACTACAATAGATAAGGTACCTAAGAAGCCAAAGTATGTGAATTCGCTTACAACTTCATAGACCTTAACTAATTGAGCATTAATTGCTTGTGCTGCCGCACTTGTTAAAAACCATAAAGACATCGTTTGTGCTGCGAAGGCCTGTGGTGCCAATTTCGTTGTAGCAGATAGACCAACTGGTGATAATAATAACTCCCCAACAACCACTAAGAAGAATGACAATACTAACCATAAAGGACTCACTAATGTTTCTCCACCAGATAGGTGTGCGGGAATCATCATCACTAAGAATGATAAACCTGCAAAGAACAATGCGTATGAGAACTTACGTGGTGTAGTTGGTTGCTTGTCTCCCCATTTAAGCCATAGCATCGCAAATAATGGTGCCATCGTGATAACAAATAATGGGTTCAATGACTGGAACCATGAAGATTGAAGCTGAATACCACCAATACTTAGCTGTGTACGCTCATCTGCATATGTCGCTAAAATTGTTGCCCCTTGTTCTTGGATAGCCCAGAACATGACCGCTGATAAAAATAAAGGAATATAAGCAAGTAGACGAGACTTTTCATCCTTCGTTGTTTTTTTACTGCGATACATATAAATAAAGAATGCAGTTGGAATTAATACACCTAGGGCCGTAATGATAAAACTGAATACATTCATTGTTAATGTACCTGTTTTAATACCAATAGCACCTAAAATGATAATAAGTAAAGCTGCAATTCCAAATTGTAAAAAGACTTTTTTACGTTCTTCAGGCTTTAATGGGTTATTTACTTGTAAGCCCGCTAAGCCTAAATATTTTTTCTCTGTTAATTTATAGACAATTAAACCAATTAGCATACCCAGACCAGCTAAACCAAAGCCAAGGTGGAAGCTATACTTTTGTCCAATTGTTCCGACAATAAATGGTGCAATGAATGCTCCCATATTAATACCCATATAGAAAATAGAAAAACCTGCATCACGGCGGCTATCTGTTTCAGCATAAATGTCTCCAACAATACTTGAAACGTTTGGTTTTAATAAACCAGTACCCATGACGATAAATGCCATTGAAGCAAATAACATGCTTACACCACCAGGCAATGCTAGCAGTAAGTGACCAATCATAATTAACACGCCACCATAAAAAATGGTTCTTCGTGTTCCTAAAACTCGGTCGGCAATCCATCCACCTATAATACCAGACATATAAACAAGTGAGCCATAGATGGCCATAATAGAGTTTGCTGTTCCGCGGTCTAGACCTAAGCCTCCCTCATGTAATTCGTAATACATAAAGAAGATGAGAATTGCTCGCATACCATAGTACGAGAAACGTTCCCAAAATTCTGTGAAAAACAAAGTAAAGAGCCCTTTAGGGTGTCCAACAAAGCCATTTTGAGGGACAGATTTTACAACTTCATCTTTACTAGACATACAATACCCTCTCCCAATTAAAAATTATTCTCTAAAAATATCATTACCCTAAAATAAGGATAAAAAAACTTTATTTCATCATACTAAAGCGTTTTATAAACTTTAGCAAGAGTTTTAAAAAATGTTGAAAATTTGTCATTTTTCTATAAATTCTGATTGATTATTAGCAAAAATATTAAATCCTTTGATATATCTAAGTTTTCTCACACTTTCTTTTCAAAAAATTAAAACATACTCATTGAATTATTCTAAAATATTTAAAATTCAGATTTATTACTTTGTTTACAAATTTATACTATTTCATTTACAACCTACGGTACACCTTTCACTTTGTTCTAGATTCTACTATTCCCTCTAATCACAAAAAGCATGCCAAAATTTTTTTGGCATGCTTTGGGAAATCCATTTTTTAATTAACAACATAGTGTTGATACTTTGCATAGTCTGCTACTTTTACTTCAAGAGACAATAATGTCCCGTCTTCTTCATAGGCAGTATTAAAAACAGAGGCTTGTTCATTTAAATAAGAAACAACGTTCCCTTGGTCATAAGGTATTAACATGTCACACTTTACATAATGCGAGAAGATGTGTTGACGAATTAACTGTACTAATTCCTCTAAACCAATCCCCTGCTTTGCTGATATCCAAATATTATCTCCACTTACTACAGGATAAGGAACATCCGCTATATCTGCCTTATTGTATACATAGATTGTTGGAATGTCCTCAACACCAACTGCTTTAAGCGTTTCATTCGTCACATTCATCATAAATCCATGCTCAGCATTTGAAACATCCACCACATGAAGTAAAAGGTCAGCATCTCGTGCCTCTTCCAAAGTAGAGCGAAATGCCTTCACTAAATGGTGAGGTAATTTACTAACGAAACCTACTGTGTCTGTCAGTAAAAATGTCTTCTTATCAGGTAGTTCAATCTGACGAACAGAAGTTTCAAGGGTAGCAAAAAGCATATCCTTCTCAAAGACTTGCTTGTGCTCTTCTTGTCCTATTTGTGTGAGCAGTTGATTCATAATTGTTGATTTACCTGCATTTGTATAGCCGACAATCGATACAACTGGAAGTGCATTTTTACGACGCTGTTTACGCTGCGTTTCTCGTTGCTCCTTAACGTGCTCAAGATCCTTTTTAATTTTAGCAATTTGATCTTCAATCTTTCGTCGATCCAGTTCCAACTTTGTTTCACCAGCACCTCGGTTTTTAAAGCCACCTCCAGTACCTCCACCCTGACGACTTAAAGAGGCATGCAAACCTACTAAGCGAGGTAGCATGTATTGAAGCTGTGCTAACTCCACCTGCATTTGTGCTTCACGTGTTTTTGCGCGTCTTCCAAAAATATCTAAAATAAGCATTGTTCGATCAATGACCTTCGTTGCTAAATCACGCTCTAAATTACGGATTTGCGAAGGAGACAATTCATCATTAAAAATAACAAGATTTGCTTGTGCTTCTTCATAAAAATTTTTGATTTCTTCTATTTTACCTGTACCTACATAATGGGAAGGTGTGACACGTTCCAAATTTTGCGTGACAATCCCCACCACTTCTACATGCAAAGCCTCAGCTAAATTTTGTAACTCTTCCATAGAATAGTCAAAATGCTCGTCATTTCGTAAATTTACGCCAACGAGTATGGCCTTTTCAATTAATACATCAACTTCCTTAATTCTATCCATTAGAAACCTCCCACCAAAGCCTGGTGTCCCTACGACAAATTTTCTTCATCTTACCATAAAATACCCTTTTTCGTATCTGAAGAACATCATTCACTTTTCTAAAAAAATGCGCCTCAAGGAAAGGCGCATTTAAACCACATTACTATTTTCTTTCTTCTTTTAGCAATGCTTCTGAGCGTGTGAACTCTTCTTCAATTTCTTTATTTGGTTTAAATGTCAGCATACTGACCACAACCGCAACAATTAAACAAACAAGGAAGCCCGGAACAATTTCGTACAACGCACTTGATAAAGCATCTACTTTACCCCAAATAAACGCGGTTACAGCCCCTGTCACCATTCCGCTAAGTGCTCCATAGTTCGTTAACTTTCTCCAATATAAAGAAAGCAAAATAATTGGCCCGAAAGCGGCACCGAATCCTGCCCATGCAAAGCCAACCAAGCTTAAGATGGAGCTATCTGGATTCCATGCTAGGATTGCTGCAATAATTGCAACAACTAATACAGCCATACGTCCAACAAAAACATAATGTTTATCGTCTGCTGTTTTATTAAATAATGCTTTATAAATATCCTCTACAAGCGCTGAGGATGTTACGATTAATTGGGATGAAATTGTACTCATAACAGCTGCTAAAATAGCCGCCAGCATAATACCTGCTATAAACGGATGGAATAAAATCTGTCCAAGTACAATAAATACTGTTTCAGCATCTTTTAGCTCACCAGCATTTTGCTGATAATAAGCTACACCCACCAAGGCAGTTCCAATAGCTCCAAATAAGCTTAACATCATCCAGCCAATACCAATGCGTCGTGCTTGCTTCGTTTCTTTCACAGAACTAATCGCCATAAAGCGGACAATGATATGAGGCTGTCCAAAATAACCTAGCCCCCAAGCAACTGAAGAAATGATCCCTGCTGCTGTAGCAGTGGCTGGTAATAAATTTAGAAGGTCTGGATTTACGGATTTAATAGATGAAATCGTTTCCCCTATGCCACCTGTTACAAATAAACCAAATATCGGTACCATAATAAGTGCTAAAAACATAATAAGACCTTGTAAGAAGTCTGTATAACTTACCGCTAAAAATCCGCCAAAAAGAGTGTATGCCACAACTACAGCTGACACAATTAATAAGCCTGTATGGTATTCATAACCAAATGAACTCTCGAAAAACTTGCCTCCTGCTACCATCCCTGACGATACATAAAACGTGAAAAATAATAGTATGATGATACCAGAAGCAATCCTAATTAGCTTCGTATTATCCCGTAATCGGTTATCCAAATAACTTGGAATGGTAATGGAATCATTCGTAACCTGTGTGTATACCCGTAAACGTGGTGCAACAAGTAGCCAGTTTAGGTAAGCCCCTATTGTGAGTCCAATCGCAATCCAAGCTTCCACAAGACCTGATAAAAATATTGCACCTGGTAAGCCCATTAGGAGCCAGCCAGACATATCCGCAGCACCAGCACTTAGCGCCGTAACTGCTGGACCCAAAGAACGACCGCCAAGCATATAATCTGTTAAATTGGATGTTTTAACAAATGCATACCAGCCAATTGCTAGCATGGCGACCATATAAATAATAATTGCTAATAATTGATACATGTTATCCGACATATTTTCTCCTCCTTTTAATACTTAGTATCACCAATTCAAAAAGAATTACTATATTTAAGATACCATGAATATACAATTCTACCTATAAATACTCGGAATTTTTATTAAATTATTTCCGAATGCCAAAGTAGACATTGTCTATTATAAAATGTGTTAAACTAGTGCCATCTATTACACAATAAAGTAGGCGAAAATGTATGACATTTGAAGAAATGAAAACTCTGCTCACTGAGCAAATTTTGCAACAACAGCTTGTGACTGCTACAATCAGTCAACCACGTATGAAATCAAACGAAGTAAAACGTGTAAAATTAAAACCATTAATGTTAAAGAATCAGTACCATATACAAATTGAATACCAATATGAACGCATTTTAAAACATGAAAATATTCTATTGGCTCATTTTCCTTCCAAGCTTGACGCCTTATTTGAGGAGTATCGTCAAGCCCATATCGATTTCGTAGATGAAACGGTACATGTGCAATTATCCAAAAAGAATAAAGTCCTTTGGAAATCAGATAAAACGACTTCACCTAAACAAGTCAATTTAGCCCATAATCGTAAAAAAAATCATTTACTTTCAGATGACCAACCCTATCCATTTTTAATTCGACTAGGGGTTCAAACAGAAGAAGGAAAGGTTAAAAAACAAAAGTATGATAAGTTTAAACAAATTAACCGCTTCATTGAATTTATTGATGACGCCTTAACATACTTACCACAGGATCGTCAGGTGCGGATTTTAGATTTTGGTTCAGGTAAATCCTACTTAACCTTTGCTTTGTATCATTATTTAAAAATCGAAAAAGGCTTAGACATTCGTGTTACTGGTTTAGATTTAAAAAAAGAGGTTATTGAAGAATGCTCGAGAATAGCACAGGATTTAGGCTATGACCAGCTAGAATTTCTTGTAGGAGATATCAATGATTATAATGATGAAAGCACTGTAGACATGGTGGTGACACTCCATGCATGCGATGTAGCCACAGATATGGCCTTGGCTCGTGCTGTGAAATGGGGCGCAAGTGTCATTCTAAGTGTTCCTTGCTGTCAGCATGAGTTAAATCGTCAACTAAATACGCCTGCTCTAGATATTATGTTGCAACACGGTCTTGTTCGAGAGCGTTTTGCAGCACTTGCCACAGATGCTATTCGAGCTGAAATTTTATCCCTTGTTGGCTACGAGGCACAGCTTTTAGAGTTTATTGATATGGAGAATACACCTAAAAATATTTTAATTCGAGCATATCAAACAGGTAAAAAACCAAATGAAGAGCAACGTGCCAGCTATGAGGCCTTCTTAAAATTACTCAATGCAACACCATTTTTAGCTAATGAGTTAAAAGAGTACTTATAATGCACTTCTATCAAAATAAAAGGCGATCCAATGTTAATTGGACCGCTTTTTATTATAGCTCTTGTCGCAAAGCTTGAATAACATCGATTTTAGTTGCTTTACGTGCTGGACGGTAGCCTGAAATCATCGCTACGCCAACACTAATGGCCGCTGCAATAATAACTAGTTGCCATGGAATCAGAGAAAATGTAATATCATTTGTTGCGAATGCTTCTTCCCCAGTTGCCGCCTTAAGAATCAATGGTAATGCTGCATTAGCCGCAAAACTGATGGCATATGAGATAATAACTGCAATTAGCGTACCAAAAATACTGATAAATGTACTTTCCATTAAAAACAGCCGTTGAATAAGCTTTGGACTTGCCCCAATTGCCTTTAACACACCAATTTCACGAGTACGCTCTGTGACAGCCATTGTCATTGTATTGAAAATACCAATGGAAGCAATCAACACAGCAATCGTACCTACAAAGATTAAGCCAATTTTTAATACAAGGAAAAATACATTCATTTGATCTAATTGCTCAGTTACTGAATATACGCTATAACCTCTATCTTTTAATTTCTCTAAAATCGGCTTTACATTTTCTAAAGTATCCGCATAAATGTTAAATTCGGAGTAAAATAGCTCATCCTCTGCCATGTTATTACTTGTAGATAAATTTTCAGCTAATACTGCCTTTTGTACCTTATCCATATGAATAGCATTATCAACCATCCAATCATAAGAAGGTTTCTCCATTATGCCAACAATTGTATAGCTCATTTTTTGCGTTTCATCATTTGTGCCAGTGTGAGGAACTAAGGACAGGTCAATATTTTTTCCAATCAATGATTCCTTATAGCCTTCTTCACTGCCATCATAGTAAGTGCCCTCTGCTTCAGCCTTTTTACTCTTTTCCGCAATGAGATTGCGTTCTGTTTCATTTAATAATGTTTGAGCAAAATGATAGCCTACAACAATTTCATTGGATTTTGTTGGATAGTGCCCTTTTGCAAGCTTTCCATTTACCTGCTCAAAGTCCTGCATATTTGACAATATTAAATTAGAAGTTGTATCACGATCCTCAACAAATGATTGCGCGGAAGCATTGACACTAATTGTTTCAAGCACTGTTTCTACATGCTCCATTTTTTTAATTTCTTGTACTTGTTCTTCAGTTAATTGCTTATCGCCATATACTTGAATTTTCGTAACGGTTTCGTTTGACAGAATTTCATTGCGTAAAGACTCCTGTAAGCCAAAACCAACGGATGCTAGCACGATTAGAAAGGCACAGCCCATCGTTGCAGCTAGTATCGTCATAAACACACGCAGCTTGTTTTTCTTGATATGCTGTGTTACAAAACCTAATTGATCCTTAAATAACATGTTAAGCTTCCTCCTTTACAAGTTCTCCATCGTACATGCGGAAGCGTTTATGTGCGATAGTAGCTACTTCTTCATCGTGCGTTATAATGACAAACGTTAGCCCTAATTCACGATTTAAACTTTGAATGAGCAGTAAGATATCCTGCTCGGTTTCTGAATCGAGACTCCCTGTTGGCTCATCTGCAAGTAATATGGGAGGATTTGTAATAAGGGCTCGTGCAATGCTGACACGCTGTTGCTGTCCACCTGACAATTCATTTGGATAATGGTCTGCTACTTCTGTCAAACCAACCTTGTCCATTAATTTTTTTACTTTTTCTTTGCGCATAGCCTTACGCAAACCCTGTAGCTTTAAAGGTAATTCAATATTTTCGAATGCCGTTAAACCAGGCATCAATTGAAAGTTTTGAAAAATAAAACCGAATTGACGTAAACGGAAGGCAGCACTTTCTGTTTCAGTTAGACGGGCTGTTTCCTTTCCATTTACTTTAATAGAGCCCTGTTCAGCTTTCATAAAACCAGCTAAAACTTGTAATAAAGTCGATTTTCCTGAGCCACTTTTACCTACAATGGCAACAATTTCTCCTTTATTGACCTCAAAGTTCACACCTTTCAATACTGGCACTTGCTTTTCCTTCCCTCGTTTTCCAATTAAAAATGTATGCTGTAAGTTTTCAACTTGAATCATTTGCTAATAAACGCTCCTTTCTCATTCATTTTCATTGTAGAAAACAATTCTTAATAAAGAGAGAGGATAAAAATGAAGATATTCTTAAGAATAAGAAGGTACTCTTTTGGTCTCCAAACGAATTTACATTACCTTTACAATTCAAACTCGCTATTTTTATTTTTATTTATCATTTTTTGTGGCTTTATCTGTACTAATAAGCCACCTTTATAGAAAAATTGCCCATTATAACAAGGTTTTATCTGTACCTATAAAAATAAATACAGCTTGACCATCTCATTTTTTGTGAACGAATTGTATATTACAGGAATGTAAATTTTCGTGTCGAATATAAAATTTTTATGTAGATAAATTAAAGATTTTGTTATGATAGTAAAGTTTAGAGGTCGATTAATTTATTTATATCCAGGAGGATTCGATTCACATGCTTAACTCAAAAAAACAAGACCCTTTCTTTATTACATTGCATAAAATTGCTGAAAATATGAGAGAGGCTGTACATTACGCAAATGATTTTCGTATTAACAGTGTGGCTGACCTAAAAGAGATTAGCATTACAATGAAAAATTACGAAACTGCTGGTGATAAGCTTATTCATGAACTGATTGTAATGTTAAACAAATCATTCATGACACCTATTGAACGTGAGGATATTTTAGAGCTTGCCATTCGTATGGATGATGTTTTAGATGGTACAGAACACTGTATTGCGCACTTTGAAATGTTTTCGCTCACTGAGATTGATGAATCTATGCGCATTTTCTTAGGATTTATTTCAAAAAGTGCTGATGAAATAGTCAAAGCGACAGAAGAGTTAAAGAAAAAGAATCTAATTGGCATGCGTCCGCACGCAATTCTTATTAAAGACTATGAACGTGAATGTGATGAGGTACAACGTACTTCTATTAAGAAGTTATTTTTAAATGAAAAGGATCCAATCCGCCTCATTAAATTTAAGGATATTTATGAACAACTTGAAGATATCGCTGATCATTGTCAAAACGTAGCAAATACTATGGAAACAATTATCATGCGTAACGCATAATTAGGAGATGGGCACTTTACAATGAACACAATCATTATATTAACCGTACTGGTCGTCATCTTTGCCCTAACATTTGACTTTATCAATGGCTTCCATGATACAGCAAATGCTATCGCAACTTCGGTTTCTACTAGAGCATTGCCGCCTCGCACGGCAATCATCATGGCCGCAACTATGAACTTTATCGGTGCTATCACCTTTGTAGGGGTTGCGAAAGCTCTAACAAAAGATATTGTAGACCCTTTTGCTTTAAATGCTTTTGAAGGTGACACGACAGGCTCAGTCGTTATTTTAGCTGCATTAATTTCCGCTATTATTTGGAATTTACTGACATGGTATTTCGGTATTCCCTCCAGCTCTTCACACACATTGATTGGGTCTATTGCTGGTGCTGCTATCGCGTCAGCTGGTTTCAATGTGTTAAACTATGGCGGCTTTACTAAAATCATTATGGCGTTAGTGTTTTCACCTTTACTTGCTATTTGTGCAGGTTTTATTATGATGACACTTTTTAAAATATGGTTTAAAAATTTAAATTTATATCGAACAAATAAAGGTTTCCGCACAATGCAAATTTTCACTGCTGCCATCCAATCGTTCACTCATGGTACAAATGATGCGCAAAAAGCAATGGGAATTATGACGATGGCTTTAATCGCTGGTGGCTTGCATACTGGGGATGAAATACCTTTCTGGGTACGTGCTGCGGCAGCAACAGCAATGGGTCTAGGTACCTCAATTGGTGGTTATAAAATCATTAAAACGGTTGGCGGTAAGATTATGAAAATCCGTCCTGTTAATGGTGTTGCGGCAGATTTAGCATCAGCTACTGTTATTTTTGGCGCTACATTAATTCACTTACCAGTATCAACAACACATGTTATTTCTTCATCCATTATGGGTGTTGGTTCAGCACAGCGTGTACGTGGTGTAAACTGGGGTATGGCTCGTAAGATTGTTACTACTTGGGTTATTACAATGCCCATTTCAGCCGTTATGGCATCTGTTATTTATTTTGTATTATCATTATTCTTTTAACAACAAGACTCCCGTCCACAAAATGGATGGGAGTCTTTACTTTGTCACACGACAAAATGTGACACATCCTTTACACTAATTGAAAAGGGGGATGTATAAACAACTATGAAAACTTTTTCAGCTTTTATTACAGCACATGCGAAAGCAATCGTAGCCATATGGCTTATTATTTTTCTAGCGATGGCGTACTTTGCTTTACAGCTTCCAGGCAAACTTCAAGGTGATGGTTTTTTTGTTGAAGCCGATCATACCTATGTTACCAATGAGCTAGCAGAAAAATTTGATCTACCATCTGATACGATTTTGGTTGTCTTTGATCCAGCTAATGATCAGAAAATTGAAGACACGTTAAAAAAATTAGATAGCATAAAAGAGATCCATTCAATCCAATCACCCTTAGAAGACTCCTCTTTACAGAAAGATGGCATTGCCTATGCTATGGTTCATTTAAAAAATGACGTGGAGAACCTCCCTGATATTGTGGAGGAATTCCGTTCATTAATTGAAAAAGACGGTGTTAGTATTACCGGAGGGCCTGTTATTTCTTCTGACATAAATACAGCCAGTCAAAAGGATTTAGCATCAGCTGAAGCCATTGGATTGCCCATTGCCATCGTGATTCTCTTATTAGCTTTTGGTACAGTTGTAGCTTCTATTTTACCAATTATCATTGGTGTTGTAACAGTGGTTACAGCCTTTGGTATCATGACGCTACTTAGTGCGAATGTAAATTTATCTATTTTCGTCTTAAATATTGTCCCAATGCTTGGGCTGGCTTTAAGCATTGATTTTGCGTTGCTGTTTATCAATCGTTACCGAGAAGAACGCGCTCATACTTCTATTGCACAAGCCATTCAAACTGCTATACAAACAGCAGGACGTTCTATCATT encodes:
- a CDS encoding class I SAM-dependent methyltransferase, with the protein product MTFEEMKTLLTEQILQQQLVTATISQPRMKSNEVKRVKLKPLMLKNQYHIQIEYQYERILKHENILLAHFPSKLDALFEEYRQAHIDFVDETVHVQLSKKNKVLWKSDKTTSPKQVNLAHNRKKNHLLSDDQPYPFLIRLGVQTEEGKVKKQKYDKFKQINRFIEFIDDALTYLPQDRQVRILDFGSGKSYLTFALYHYLKIEKGLDIRVTGLDLKKEVIEECSRIAQDLGYDQLEFLVGDINDYNDESTVDMVVTLHACDVATDMALARAVKWGASVILSVPCCQHELNRQLNTPALDIMLQHGLVRERFAALATDAIRAEILSLVGYEAQLLEFIDMENTPKNILIRAYQTGKKPNEEQRASYEAFLKLLNATPFLANELKEYL
- a CDS encoding ABC transporter permease — translated: MLFKDQLGFVTQHIKKNKLRVFMTILAATMGCAFLIVLASVGFGLQESLRNEILSNETVTKIQVYGDKQLTEEQVQEIKKMEHVETVLETISVNASAQSFVEDRDTTSNLILSNMQDFEQVNGKLAKGHYPTKSNEIVVGYHFAQTLLNETERNLIAEKSKKAEAEGTYYDGSEEGYKESLIGKNIDLSLVPHTGTNDETQKMSYTIVGIMEKPSYDWMVDNAIHMDKVQKAVLAENLSTSNNMAEDELFYSEFNIYADTLENVKPILEKLKDRGYSVYSVTEQLDQMNVFFLVLKIGLIFVGTIAVLIASIGIFNTMTMAVTERTREIGVLKAIGASPKLIQRLFLMESTFISIFGTLIAVIISYAISFAANAALPLILKAATGEEAFATNDITFSLIPWQLVIIAAAISVGVAMISGYRPARKATKIDVIQALRQEL
- a CDS encoding ABC transporter ATP-binding protein, producing MIQVENLQHTFLIGKRGKEKQVPVLKGVNFEVNKGEIVAIVGKSGSGKSTLLQVLAGFMKAEQGSIKVNGKETARLTETESAAFRLRQFGFIFQNFQLMPGLTAFENIELPLKLQGLRKAMRKEKVKKLMDKVGLTEVADHYPNELSGGQQQRVSIARALITNPPILLADEPTGSLDSETEQDILLLIQSLNRELGLTFVIITHDEEVATIAHKRFRMYDGELVKEEA
- a CDS encoding DUF47 domain-containing protein, whose product is MLNSKKQDPFFITLHKIAENMREAVHYANDFRINSVADLKEISITMKNYETAGDKLIHELIVMLNKSFMTPIEREDILELAIRMDDVLDGTEHCIAHFEMFSLTEIDESMRIFLGFISKSADEIVKATEELKKKNLIGMRPHAILIKDYERECDEVQRTSIKKLFLNEKDPIRLIKFKDIYEQLEDIADHCQNVANTMETIIMRNA
- a CDS encoding inorganic phosphate transporter → MNTIIILTVLVVIFALTFDFINGFHDTANAIATSVSTRALPPRTAIIMAATMNFIGAITFVGVAKALTKDIVDPFALNAFEGDTTGSVVILAALISAIIWNLLTWYFGIPSSSSHTLIGSIAGAAIASAGFNVLNYGGFTKIIMALVFSPLLAICAGFIMMTLFKIWFKNLNLYRTNKGFRTMQIFTAAIQSFTHGTNDAQKAMGIMTMALIAGGLHTGDEIPFWVRAAAATAMGLGTSIGGYKIIKTVGGKIMKIRPVNGVAADLASATVIFGATLIHLPVSTTHVISSSIMGVGSAQRVRGVNWGMARKIVTTWVITMPISAVMASVIYFVLSLFF